The DNA segment TGGCTGCCGCTGAAGAAGAGGTCAAGGAGATCGAGGGGCAGTATACCTCGGGTCTGGTCACCAACGGCGAGCGTTATAACAAGGTCGTGGATATCTGGTCGCACACCAATGATCAGATCGCCAAGGCCATGATGGACAAGCTGGGCGTCGATGAGATCAAGGATAAGGACGGCAATATTGTCCGCCAGCCGTCTTATAACTCGATCTTCATGATGGCCGATTCCGGCGCCCGCGGTAGCGCGGCACAGATTCGTCAGCTGGCCGGGATGCGTGGTCTGATGGCCAAGCCGGACGGCTCCATTATCGAAACGCCGATTACCGCCAACTTCCGCGAAGGCCTGTCGGTTCTGCAGTATTTTATCTCCACCCATGGTGCTCGTAAGGGGCTGGCGGATACCGCCCTGAAGACTGCCAACTCCGGTTACCTGACCCGCCGTCTGGTGGATGTCTCCCAGGATCTGGTGGTTTCCGGCGACGATTGCGGCACCGACAACGGCATGCTGATCTCCTCGCTCATCGAGGGTGGCGACGTGGTCGAACCCCTCTCCGAGCGGGTGCTGGGTCGTGTGACCGCCGAGGATGCCGAGGGCGCCGATGGCGAAGTGATTATTCCGGCCGGGACCCTGCTGGATGAGCATTGGGTCGCCAAACTCGAAGGGATGGGGATCGACCACATTCAGGTTCGCTCGCCGATTACCTGTGACAACCTGCATGGTGTCTGTGCCGTCTGCTACGGCCGCGATCTGGCCCGCGGACACCTGGTCAACCAGGGCGAGTCGGTGGGCGTCATCGCCGCTCAGTCCATCGGTGAGCCGGGTACCCAGCTGACCATGCGGACCTTCCATATTGGGGGTGCCGCCAGCCGTTCTGCGGCGGTCAGCAACATCGAGATCAAGAACAAGGGGACGGTGCGGCTGCACAATATCAAGACTATCCAGCACGCCAGTGGCAACCACGTTGCGGTCTCCCGCTCCGGGGAAATCACCGTGCTGGATGAGAACAAGCGCGAGCGCGAGCGTTACAAGGTGCCCTATGGGGCGGTGATCTCGGCCAATGATGGCGATGCCGTCGAGGCCGGCCAGATCGTTGCCAACTGGGATCCGCATACCCACCCGATCGTCACCGAAGTCGAGGGTCAGGTGAAGTTCATGGATATCATCGAGGGGGTCACCGTACAGGCCGAAGTCGACGAGGTGACCGGTCTCTCCCGTCTGGTGGTCATGGATCCCAAGCAGCGCAGCAGCCAGGCCAAGGATCTGCGACCGATGGTCAAGCTGATCGACGAGGCCGGCAACGACATGAATATCGTCGGCACCGATTTGCCCGCGCACTATTATCTGCCGTCGGGCGCGATCATCTCCCTCAAGGACGGGGATGCGGTGAGCGTGGGTGACGCCATTGCGCGGATTCCGCAGGAATCCTCCAAGACCCGTGACATCACCGGGGGTCTGCCGCGGGTGGCCGATCTGTTCGAAGCGCGCAAACCGAAGGAGTCCTCCATCCTGGCGGAGATCTCCGGGACGGTCAGCTTTGGCAAGGAGACCAAGGGCAAACAGCGTCTGGTGATCACACCGAACGAAGGCGACACCTATGAGGAGCTGATTCCCAAGTGGCGCCATGTCACCGTGTTCGAAGGTGAGCATGTGGAAAAAGGTGAGATCATCGCCGAAGGTGAGCCCAACCCCCACGATATACTGCGTTTGCTGGGTGTCGAGGAGCTGGCGCGCTATATCGTCAACGAGGTGCAGGACGTCTACCGCCTGCAGGGTGTGAAGATCAACGACAAGCACATCGAGGTGATCGTGCGTCAGATGTTGCGCAAGGTGGATATCACCTCCCCGGGCGATACCGGCTTCCTCAAGGGCGAGCAGGTGGAGCGTTCCCGGATGCTGGAAGAGAACGAGCGGATGCTGACAGCAGACCGTCAGCCGGCGCTGTTCGAGCCGGTTCTGCTGGGCATCACCAAGGCCTCGCTGGCGACCGAATCGTTCATCTCCGCGGCCTCCTTCCAGGAGACCACCCGGGTACTGACCGAAGCAGCCGTCACCGGCAAGATCGACGATCTCCGCGGTCTCAAGGAGAACGTCATCGTCGGTCGGCTGATTCCGGCCGGGACCGGCCAGGCGTTTCACAAGGAGCGCCGGCGTCAGCGCAAGGAGGCCGAATCGGCCGAAGCTGCA comes from the Thiohalophilus sp. genome and includes:
- the rpoC gene encoding DNA-directed RNA polymerase subunit beta', which produces MKDLLKILKQQGQTEDFDAIRIGLASPQKIRSWSFGEVKKPETINYRTFKPERDGLFCAKIFGPIKDYECLCGKYKRLKHRGVICEKCGIEVTLAKVRRERMGHIELASPVAHIWFLKSLPSRMGLLLDMTLRDIERVLYFEAFVVVEPGMTTLERGQLLTDEAYLEAIEEFGDEFDARMGAEAVQALLGNINLQQEAEKVREDMGATKSETKLKKLGKRLKLIEAFVESGNKPEWMVMTVLPVLPPELRPLVPLEGGRFATSDLNDLYRRVINRNNRLKRLLDLNAPDIIVRNEKRMLQESVDALLDNGRRGRAITGSNKRPLKSLADMIKGKQGRFRQNLLGKRVDYSGRSVIVVGPALRLHQCGLPKKMALELFKPFIFSKLERRGLATTIKAAKKMVEREGPEVWDILEEVIREHPVMLNRAPTLHRLGIQAFEPVLIEGKAIQLHPLVCTAFNADFDGDQMAVHVPLSLEAQLEARALMMSSNNILSPANGEPIIVPSQDVVLGLYWMTRERVNGKGEGMVFADVKEVDRAYNNGVVDLQARVKVRIHEFEIDDEGNKTEKVSLQETTVGRALLYEIAPEGMEFSLFNMEMKKKAISGLIDACYRKLGLKATVVFADQIMYTGFAYSTKAGISFGADDMEIPEEKAEILAAAEEEVKEIEGQYTSGLVTNGERYNKVVDIWSHTNDQIAKAMMDKLGVDEIKDKDGNIVRQPSYNSIFMMADSGARGSAAQIRQLAGMRGLMAKPDGSIIETPITANFREGLSVLQYFISTHGARKGLADTALKTANSGYLTRRLVDVSQDLVVSGDDCGTDNGMLISSLIEGGDVVEPLSERVLGRVTAEDAEGADGEVIIPAGTLLDEHWVAKLEGMGIDHIQVRSPITCDNLHGVCAVCYGRDLARGHLVNQGESVGVIAAQSIGEPGTQLTMRTFHIGGAASRSAAVSNIEIKNKGTVRLHNIKTIQHASGNHVAVSRSGEITVLDENKRERERYKVPYGAVISANDGDAVEAGQIVANWDPHTHPIVTEVEGQVKFMDIIEGVTVQAEVDEVTGLSRLVVMDPKQRSSQAKDLRPMVKLIDEAGNDMNIVGTDLPAHYYLPSGAIISLKDGDAVSVGDAIARIPQESSKTRDITGGLPRVADLFEARKPKESSILAEISGTVSFGKETKGKQRLVITPNEGDTYEELIPKWRHVTVFEGEHVEKGEIIAEGEPNPHDILRLLGVEELARYIVNEVQDVYRLQGVKINDKHIEVIVRQMLRKVDITSPGDTGFLKGEQVERSRMLEENERMLTADRQPALFEPVLLGITKASLATESFISAASFQETTRVLTEAAVTGKIDDLRGLKENVIVGRLIPAGTGQAFHKERRRQRKEAESAEAALAAAAAEIESSGDAESVDQQN